One bacterium genomic window, AGTATCTGCCAAACAAGGTAAACGCGCGGTATTGGAGATTCTCGAATAACGGATGAATTGATTGCGATTGGCAAAATAGTTCGCGCCCATGGAATCAAGGGCGAAGTAGTGGTTAATCCACTTACCGATTTTGTCGACCGGTTTGAAGATCTCGAATCAGCTTTCCTCGAAGGACGAGCGACCGCGCGGTATACAATCCGCGAAGTCCGCTACCACAAACGACAACTGCTGATCTTATTCGAAGGCATTGACACGCGCAATCTCGCCGAGGACCATATCGGCGAGTTTGTCAGCATCACCAAAGACGAAATGGTCGATCTTCCGGATCAGACCTTTTTCCTCTTCGACGTTATCGGCATGAAGGTATATACAGAATCCGGCGAGTACCTCGGCGAAATCGCCGAAATCATCGAAATGCCGGCAAACGATCTCTGGCGCGTCGAGGGCGAACGCTCGATTCTGCTCCCGGCATCAGAGAATGTCATTTTGAACGTCGACAAGGAAGAACGCAAGGTTACCGTCCGCATCATCGAAGGCCTGCTTGATCTGTAGAACATGAAAGTCACAATTCTTACCATCTTCCCGGAGTTCTTCGCAAGTCCGCTCGAACAGTCGCTTCTGCAAAAAGCAGTCGAAAACAAGACGCTTGAGGTTGAGATTGTTGACATCCGCAAGTTCTCAGGAAACAAGCACAACACCGTCGATGACGCACCTTTTGGCGGCGGTGGCGGAATGGTGATGAAAATTGAGCCGCTCTATGACGCGCTCTCTTCGGTGCTATATAATGACGAAAGCAAGAACCGCCGTATCGTCCTAACCTCTGCCGCAGGGCGCAAATACGACCAGCCGGCAGCTGTAAAGTACTCCCTGCTCGACCATTTGATTATTATCTGCGGTCGTTACAAGGGCGTCGACGAGCGAATTTTGAAGTTTTTCGACCTTGATGAAGTGTCGATTGGTGATTATATAATCAATGGCGGCGAGACAGCCGCCCTCGTCATCCTGGAATCTGTCTTCCGTTTATTGCCGGGAAGTATGCACGACATAGATTCGGCCTTGACAGATTCGTTCAGTGATGATATTCTCGGTGCTCCGGTATGGACTCGTCCCGCCGAGTTCCTGGGCGAAAAAGCGCCCGCGACTCTTCTGGGCGGGGACCATGCACGTATGGACGAGTTTCGTCGTTGGGCCGCGCTCAAGCGCACCATGGACAATCGTCCCGATCTGCTGCGTCGCGCGGACCTGTCCGATGACGACCGCGCCATGATCGAGCGGATCGCCGCCGGAAATGAATTTGATAATTAATTTGATTGGAGGATAAATATGAACATCGTGCAAAAAATCGAGGCGAAATACCTCCGCGAGCAGAAAGTCGATTTCGCTCCCGGTGACACCATCGCTGTCCATCAGAAAATCATGGAAGGCGACAAAGAACGCATCCAGATCTTCCAGGGTGTGGTCATGGGTCGTCGCGGCGGCGGCACCGCCACCGGCGCATCATTCACCGTCCGCAAAGTCACGCAGGGCATCGCTGTAGAAAAAGTCTACCCCTTGCATTCGCCGAATATCGCCAAGATCGAAAGAATTCGTACCGGCCGCGTTCGTCGCGCCAAGTTGAATTACTTGCGCAATCGCTCCGGTAAGGCTGCTCGTATCGACGAAAGAAAGCAAGACCTCACCGGCGAATAATTCCCGCGATTATATTGATTACACTTTTCGAAAGTGTCATCTCCAAATTGAAAGGCCGTGCCCACCCACGGCCTTCTTGTTTTTTACTTTGTAGGTCAGGGCCCCGTGCTCCTAACATTCCCATGTGCTCCTGACATTCCCGCCAAACAACCGAGTAGGTCAGGCCGGTGCCCTGACATTCCCGCCTACGATTACTCCCCGAAATCCTCCTTACCCCAATCGATTTCCTTACTCCCCCAATCACGTCGATACAAACCCTCTCGAACGTAATCGTGAAACGACGTCCACTGCCAATCAAACGGTGACTTGACAAGACCTTGCTTAACCGGATTGTAGTGCACATAATCGACATGCCGATTGTAGTCTTCCTGATTGCGAATAATATGATCCCAGAACCGGTTCTGCCAAACGCGACCGGACTTCTGTCCAAGTAGTTTTCGATATCGCGCACCAAATGACATTTTGATCGAATGCATAAGTGTTGAAATGTCCCACCCTGTTGGATCAACGACAAAGTGGAAATGATCGGGCATGATTACCCATGCGTGAAGTTCGAAGGGTTGCTTTGCACGAACTGCTTCGATCGACTCGATAAGTAGTTCGGCACTCTGGACGAGAATGGGAAAGCGGTCGAACGTTACGTTCGCGATAAAATAGATGTTTCCGCAAGTGTGATATCGTCGTAAAATGGACATGATAAAATATGGTATAGCAGACGTTTCACAACAAGGGATTTCGCTTTCAGTGAGATGTCAGGAGCACAGGGCTCCTGACCTACATAACTCAGCCGCGATACCGGAGTGAATTATGATGCGCAAGACAAGATATTTCGAGTGGTGTTCGATTTTCGCTGTTGCGTTCAGTCTCATAATTATTGTATGCGGGTGTGCTCCCGAGACGTTTGACGAAGCGGAGGCAAGCGCGCGGTTCAAATTCGAAGGTTTCCTTGACGTCGACGGACTTAATACACCAGACCAATTTGAAACTGAAGCCGCGAGGTATGCTCCGGCCTTCGGATTTCGCTGGTTTTCGAAGACATTTGATGTTGATTCTGTTAATGTAACCGTCTTGATCAATAAGGCGTGGTATCGCAGTGACAAAGTGAGATCGCGGGGAAACTGGAAGTTAATGCCGGAATCATCAATTGAGAGGGAGTACAGAACACGCGATAGTCTGGCAAGAGCGAAGGATCCCGGTTCTTGGGAATAGCTTAGTAGGTCAGGAACCCAGTGCTCCTGACAATCCGCCTCGCAACTCCTCGAGTTGTGCGCGGCAGAGACCGTCGTCTGCCTGCTTACGTAGTTTGCGTCAGCTCTTGTCCCGACGCCGAAACGTCTGACAGAAATCGACGGTCATCCGTCTACTTAACCCTACCAAGTCTGAGTAGCCGATTCGATTGTAACCGCTAAAGTGGCACGCAGCCAATCGAACTTCTCTTTCATGAAGGTAAAGTCGGGACCCTCCGTCACGAAACTCGCCTTTCCTTTTATCAAGAAACCTGCACCCGCACCATGCAATCCTTTAACCTTGCTGCTTCCCAATGTAATCAGCACCGAAGGGTTGTGGGCAATATTAGCTTCAGTCTTTTGCATATATCCCGCCGGGATGAACAGTCGTCCGTCTGGCGAGATTCTCAAGTAGCTATTCCAGGTGTTGACCATATGCGGGCCATCCTGTCCCAGTGTCGCAATCGCAACCACCCCATCTGTTTTCATTATTTCAAGCAGCTTTTCCGGGATCATCGTGTGTACCTCATGTTTGTTGGCTTTCGTTTACTCCGAATAATCACTTTGTGGCGTTCGGAAAAACTGCCGGGTTGATAACTGTGTTCTTCTCTGCCAATCAAGGTAGCATATCATGTATGCCTCAGCCAACGTCTTATTTCGTCTATGGCAAATCTGACGCCGTGTGCGCCCGACCCTTCTCTCAGGTCCGTTGGTCAAGCCCTCTTGGGGCTTGACCGCTAAGTAGGTCAGGAGCCCCGTGCTCCTGACTGCCTCGGGTGACCAGCAAAACAAAACCGGCCTTGCGGCCGGTTTTTCCGTGGATCTGAAAAGGGACTTATCCTCAAGCTCGTGAAGTAAACTGCGCGCATGCGCGATCCAATGCAAGACTCTTGGTTAGTTCACTGACTTTTTCTACGTGATCTGCCCAGAAGAAATCCAACCAGCATAGCACCGGCAGCAGCGCCGCCGATGTACGCCCACGGACGGTTGTGCACGCTCTTGTCGACACCGACCGCAACGTCGACAGCCTTCTGTTTGCCCGCCTCGTACCTTTCCGAAACGCGATGTTTGATCTGCCCGCTGATCGATCCGAGCATCGAAGTGAGATTGGAGTACTTGTTTTCTATCGCGGACTGAAGGTCATGCTTCCTGTCGCGCGCGGCTTCTTCCAGTAACTCCAGCGCCTGATCAATTCTCTTGTCATCGAAATGACTCGATCTTGAATCCTGCGCATTGAAGCGCTTTCCGTCTTGTTGTGACATAGTCGTATCCTCCGTGTTTTTCTGTTTGTCATCAATCGGGCTCATGACTGAGTTCTCCATTGTTTTTGAGTGTATTAGAAAATTCTCTGAATTCTTACGCTGTCGTTTATCCCCTCACTATCAGTACCACTGAGAAGACTGCCACTGCAGCCGGCAGGATATTGACGAATGAATAGGGGAGGAAGAAGGTAGCGATGAAAGTTACCACCACCGATGGCAGTACAACATATCTCAAAATGTCGAAGACAATCTTGAGAATCTTCGCGGCGACAAGTCCAAGAATACTTAAGCTTAGAACCGCAGCCGCAATCACTCCCGGGGTGCCGAAATGCGATCGCACATACTGCAGTCCATTCCCAAGCAATCCGCTCGGGTCAATGGAAACAATCTGTTCTAACAGTTCGGGCATACGCAATCCTTCGGGGCGAAAGTTTGAAATTGTCCAGGTCAATTAAAAGTGCGTGCGGAGACGCGGATTACATGTCGGAGACTGACGTGTCCCGACTATCAATCATCTGAATTTTGTTGTCGTAGGTAGTGCTTTGAGCTTCCGTTACAGTACTCAATCTGGAGACTGCGTCCCTGATCCTCAATCCGGCTGTTACGATCGTCTTGAGGCGGGCCTTCACTTCCTCCGGAAGCTGATGTTCCTTCATCAGCAGGAGTTCTGCGTTTCCCAGCACAACCGTAAGCGGATTGTTGATTTCGTGATTTAGCGCAACCGCAGTCTGTCTGACAGCTTCAGCGCGGGCAGAATGTAGGTCTTTGCTTTGACCAAACAGACTCTTGAAGGCTGCTACAATCCTTGACCGGTCGAGTGACCTCAGCCAGTCTTTGGTGCGATTCGGACCGATCCTGCTCTGCGAAATGTTTCGACTCGACAATCGATTCCTCTTCTCTGCTCCTATTCATTGTACGCTGTGGTTGCCCCAAAGGTCCGTAGTTCAGAGGATTGAAAATGGAGCTAATCCATAAGATGTACCGATGAACTCGATTATTGAAGAGGAGGATCATTGGCACAAGTTGCTCTCCCTTTCGCAGGTGCCCCACCGCTTGCGGTGGGATAGCAGCAACTTGACCACTACATATTGTGGTCAGTCAAGTAGGTCAGGGCCCCCCCTGGGGAAGTTGTACAAACGGGTCTTGAAAAGGCCCCAATCTGTCATCCGGCGGGCGAAGGATCTGCCTGTGTAACAAAGACTAACAGATTCTTCACTTCGTGATTCTGCTTGCTGCAATAAGTGGTGTCGACATACATTGTAGCGACTGAGAATCGAAGGATGTGGCTATGGGTAAGATTGCAACGACGAGATACATTACTGCGCTTGTAATAGCTCCGGCAGGTTTTGCAGTTGCAGTGATCTTGTCTTTCGTTGTTCACCCGGGATTTTTGTTTCTCGGATTCGTATGGTTCGTTGTTGTTTCTGTTCGATTCGACAGGCTACGGTGTCCGAATTGTAGTTCCAAGATAGAACTCTGGACCCGCAAGAAAATCGGTTTGGTAGAACTAGACTGGTGGACCTTGTGCCCGCCAAAGTGCCACAAGTGCGGTCAGAATTTCTGATTTTGTACCCCACCGAACCGGTGGGATCAGTTCTCCACGCGGCAAATCACGACTTTGAGTCCGTAGGTCGGGTTCGCAGCGACCTGTCCCGCGCTTTAGCGGGAAGCGCCGAACCCGACATGAACCATCATCCTTGTCCTCCATCAAACGTGCGAAATTGACTCCTACCCCCAAAAAATCTGTAGCTACTATGTCGAGATTTCTCTTTGTCGGTAAGGGTAGAGGCACTGATGTTTCGTCAGTGAGCCAGTTTTGCCGGCCCAACAAGTGTGAGCCGCGAGTTCGCAACGGCCGTTGCGGTTAAACAATCTCGATCTCGCTGCCAGCCCTTGCCGGGGCAAGTCTGCAATAGGTAGCCCCGATTGCAGATGTAAATGGACTCTGAAGGGAACATCGGGTTCGGTGATATTACGATGTCCCGATTAACCCGGGTTATGCCCATAATTTTTATAGAGGACCAATAGAGAGCGAAGACCAGACAAGATGAGATAACAAAAACCGCTTGCCGCATCCGTTGAAAGTCGCGAGAATCAAGACATGAAACGATGGGGAGATACCGAATCGAATCTGCGCCGAAGCGGGTGTACTCTGATTTGCGGCGTCGATGAAGCCGGTCGCGGTCCGCTTGCCGGACCTGTGATTGCCGCGGCAGTGGTGCTTCCGCCCGGATTTGCATCGCGCGACATCGACGACTCCAAACGTCTCACCGCCCGACAGCGTGAGGAGATGTACGACTACATCACCGAGAATGCGCGCGACTATGCGATTGCATCCTCATCACCCGCGATGATCGACCGCATCAACATTCTGCAGGCAACTTTCAGCGCCATGCGCAATGCGGTCAGGCAACTGCGACAGCAACCTGACTATGTTTTGGTCGATGGTAACATGCGCGTCCCGCGACTGGAAATCTCCCAGCGCGCCATCGTCAAAGGCGACCAGACCGTGCTCGCCATTGCCTGCGCTTCGATCCTTGCCAAAGTCACCCGCGATCGCATCATGTGCGAATACCATCGTCAGTATCCGCAATACGGTTTCGACCGCCACAAGGGCTATCCCACGCCGGAGCATCGTGCCATGATTCAACAGCACGGCGCCATCGAAATTCACCGCCGCAGCTTCACGCTTCTGGCAGGGCAGTACGAATTGCGATTCACCGGTTCAAGCGACAATTAGATTCTAACTTATGCGCAATAATCGCCAAGCCGGTGCGCGCTATGAAAACGCCGCGAAAGATTTCCTGATCACATACGGCTACGAAATCATCGCACAAAACTACCGCTCCGGTCGCCACGAAATCGATATCATCTGCCGCAAAGACAATCAACTCATCTTCGTCGAAGTCAAAGGCTCGGCCTCGGAAGTCTTCGGTGACGCCGCCCACAAGGTCAACCTTACCAAACAGCAATCGATCATCGCCGCCGCGCAGGGATATATTCAAAATGCCAATGTCGAGTATGATTCGTATCGATTCGATGTAATCGTAGTTTCGGATAAGCAGGGGGAGTTACTGATAGAACACGTCGAAGGCGCGTTTACTCTTTAGTCGAATCCGCTCCGGTGGGAAGTCCCAGTGATTCACGCCGCGCATTGAGCTGCAGTTCCACACGGTCCCAAATTTCAATCAATCTCTCCGGATCTTGATTTAGTTCGCGCTTGAGCGCCATCAGCGAAGAATCGGTCAGCCCGAAACCGGCAAGAATCGAATCGCGCTTCACGAGGTACGACGCGCTCACCGTGTCGCTCTGTGACCACAGCAGCATCAGCTCGACATAAGAGTTCACAAAAATGTCCTCGCGCGGATTCCGCTCCGGCTCCTGCAGTACGAAATAGGCGACAGTCGCGCTGATAGCGACAATCAGTGTGATGGTAACGATAGGGCGCATTAGTGCAAGATGCTCATTTGTTTTGCCTAAGTCAATCCTGCTCTGTCGCAGTTGCCGGAAGCGCTGGATCGACAAACAGCGATTTGACATTTTGGTAGATCACTTGTCCCGGTCCGCCCTTCTTCATCTTGCGCACATAGCGCCGCTCGGTGTAGATGATCGGCACATTGGTCACGCGGCGCATGTCGGAATAATATGCGGCAATGCGGGCGGCTTCTTCAATCGAAGCCTTCGACGGAGCGCGATTCTTGTCGGGCAAGACGAGGATGACATGCGAGCCGGGAATGTTCTGTCCGACGTGAAACCACAGATCCCACGAGCGCGCGGTCTTGAACGTGAGCACGTCATTGCCCTCGGAAGATTTCCCTACAAGAATCGTCTCGCCAGCGGAAGATTCGAAAATGCGATAGTAGCGCGAAGTCGACTGTTCGGCTTTCGCGAGCGCAACGGTAAGCGCCTTCATCTTGTAGCGCGAGAGTATCTCCTCAAGCGCTAACTCATTTTCGACATTTTCCAGCTTTGTGAGAATCTCATCGAACTGCGAAATCTGCACCTCGGATTGGCTG contains:
- the rimM gene encoding 16S rRNA processing protein RimM is translated as MIAIGKIVRAHGIKGEVVVNPLTDFVDRFEDLESAFLEGRATARYTIREVRYHKRQLLILFEGIDTRNLAEDHIGEFVSITKDEMVDLPDQTFFLFDVIGMKVYTESGEYLGEIAEIIEMPANDLWRVEGERSILLPASENVILNVDKEERKVTVRIIEGLLDL
- the trmD gene encoding tRNA (guanosine(37)-N1)-methyltransferase TrmD, which encodes MKVTILTIFPEFFASPLEQSLLQKAVENKTLEVEIVDIRKFSGNKHNTVDDAPFGGGGGMVMKIEPLYDALSSVLYNDESKNRRIVLTSAAGRKYDQPAAVKYSLLDHLIIICGRYKGVDERILKFFDLDEVSIGDYIINGGETAALVILESVFRLLPGSMHDIDSALTDSFSDDILGAPVWTRPAEFLGEKAPATLLGGDHARMDEFRRWAALKRTMDNRPDLLRRADLSDDDRAMIERIAAGNEFDN
- the rplS gene encoding 50S ribosomal protein L19; translation: MNIVQKIEAKYLREQKVDFAPGDTIAVHQKIMEGDKERIQIFQGVVMGRRGGGTATGASFTVRKVTQGIAVEKVYPLHSPNIAKIERIRTGRVRRAKLNYLRNRSGKAARIDERKQDLTGE
- a CDS encoding transposase yields the protein MSILRRYHTCGNIYFIANVTFDRFPILVQSAELLIESIEAVRAKQPFELHAWVIMPDHFHFVVDPTGWDISTLMHSIKMSFGARYRKLLGQKSGRVWQNRFWDHIIRNQEDYNRHVDYVHYNPVKQGLVKSPFDWQWTSFHDYVREGLYRRDWGSKEIDWGKEDFGE
- a CDS encoding pyridoxamine 5'-phosphate oxidase family protein, which produces MIPEKLLEIMKTDGVVAIATLGQDGPHMVNTWNSYLRISPDGRLFIPAGYMQKTEANIAHNPSVLITLGSSKVKGLHGAGAGFLIKGKASFVTEGPDFTFMKEKFDWLRATLAVTIESATQTW
- a CDS encoding ribonuclease HII, with translation MKRWGDTESNLRRSGCTLICGVDEAGRGPLAGPVIAAAVVLPPGFASRDIDDSKRLTARQREEMYDYITENARDYAIASSSPAMIDRINILQATFSAMRNAVRQLRQQPDYVLVDGNMRVPRLEISQRAIVKGDQTVLAIACASILAKVTRDRIMCEYHRQYPQYGFDRHKGYPTPEHRAMIQQHGAIEIHRRSFTLLAGQYELRFTGSSDN
- a CDS encoding YraN family protein, which encodes MRNNRQAGARYENAAKDFLITYGYEIIAQNYRSGRHEIDIICRKDNQLIFVEVKGSASEVFGDAAHKVNLTKQQSIIAAAQGYIQNANVEYDSYRFDVIVVSDKQGELLIEHVEGAFTL